Proteins from a single region of Candidatus Cloacimonadota bacterium:
- a CDS encoding glycosyl transferase family 1 produces MKKVLIIVYYWPPSGGAGVQRWLKFVKYLPQFGWQPTVITTKKGDYPALDHSLEREVPQDVQVIRTKTPTFGKFFSQKGSQSTPYGSLEINSNDSILKKLSIWIRLNLVIPDARKIWNKYALQAAKKELGVNNYDCIVTSGPPHSTHLIGLKLKKKFKIKWIADFRDPWTKIDYLEKVKRNPITENLDRKLEDQVVQNCDLVLSINQKIISDLKVDSKSRIISNGFDPEDFEDIQKKKNDKFTISYFGNITIERNPEIIIEVINQIPEVANECRIDFWGNVSKNVTEKLKDLDEHQIVIFHSYISHREVLEKMISSDLLILVINNVPDNKGILTGKLYEYLGSGVPILGIGPVKGDAAAILKDSKSGQMFDYNDKSGISDFIKKHFNTRSKVNRNRSKIEKYSRKEQTKLLAEILSKP; encoded by the coding sequence ATGAAGAAAGTCCTGATAATTGTTTATTACTGGCCGCCCAGTGGCGGAGCAGGCGTGCAGCGCTGGCTCAAATTCGTGAAATATTTACCGCAATTTGGCTGGCAGCCAACTGTTATCACCACCAAAAAAGGAGATTATCCTGCCCTTGATCATTCATTAGAAAGAGAAGTTCCACAAGATGTTCAAGTTATCAGAACAAAAACGCCAACATTTGGAAAATTCTTTTCGCAGAAAGGTTCACAATCGACTCCTTATGGCAGTTTAGAAATAAATAGCAATGATTCAATATTAAAGAAGTTATCTATCTGGATTCGCTTGAACCTGGTTATTCCTGATGCTCGTAAGATTTGGAATAAATATGCTCTACAAGCTGCCAAAAAAGAATTGGGTGTTAATAATTATGATTGCATTGTAACATCTGGTCCTCCTCATTCTACGCATTTGATCGGTCTAAAGTTAAAGAAAAAATTCAAAATTAAATGGATTGCAGATTTTCGTGATCCCTGGACGAAAATAGATTACCTGGAAAAAGTTAAACGAAATCCGATTACAGAAAATTTGGATAGAAAATTGGAAGATCAAGTTGTACAAAATTGTGACCTGGTTCTCAGTATTAACCAGAAAATTATTTCAGATCTTAAGGTAGATTCAAAAAGCAGAATAATCTCCAATGGTTTTGATCCGGAAGATTTTGAAGACATTCAAAAAAAGAAAAATGATAAATTCACGATCAGCTATTTTGGCAATATCACCATCGAACGCAATCCTGAGATAATAATAGAAGTTATAAATCAGATACCCGAGGTTGCTAATGAATGCAGAATCGATTTCTGGGGAAATGTTAGTAAAAATGTAACTGAAAAACTAAAAGATTTGGATGAGCATCAAATAGTTATTTTCCATTCTTATATTTCTCATCGAGAAGTTTTGGAGAAAATGATCAGCTCAGACCTGTTAATTTTAGTGATTAACAACGTTCCAGATAACAAAGGAATTCTTACTGGAAAGCTCTATGAATATCTTGGTTCGGGAGTACCAATACTGGGAATTGGACCTGTAAAAGGAGACGCAGCAGCAATCCTGAAAGACTCTAAATCGGGACAGATGTTCGATTACAATGACAAATCTGGAATTTCGGACTTCATAAAAAAACACTTTAATACCAGAAGCAAAGTGAATCGAAACAGAAGTAAAATTGAAAAATACAGCAGAAAAGAGCAAACTAAACTTTTAGCGGAGATTCTTTCGAAACCTTGA